Proteins from a single region of Apium graveolens cultivar Ventura chromosome 7, ASM990537v1, whole genome shotgun sequence:
- the LOC141673483 gene encoding uncharacterized protein LOC141673483 has product MDPFPPENKAGPRKYELVVGIIENKVAFGLLFDDDDMNKSIHGFPMQPGCARVSMDGPIQGQAKIPIPVVGEIETVEQAVGSYVSWPYDLIIFPDAPATAKSKRKGKDSLTDLHKVQSLFENMETNKNVPKRFRLYKHATTFMKSTGNSIQIPCDAEVFGVEKRIFILHENIINLLEFKMIGQAAISAYMT; this is encoded by the exons ATGGATCCTTTTCCACCAGAGAACAAG gCTGGTCCACGAAAATATGAGTTGGTTGTGGGCATAATAGAAAATAAGGTGGCATTTGGATTGTTATTTGACGATGATGACATGAACAAATCTATTCACGGATTTCCAATGCAGCCTGGTTGTGCTCGTGTCTCAATGGATGGGCCAATCCAAGGACAAGCCAAGATTCCTATTCCGGTAGTCGGTGAGATTGAAACAGTAGAGCAGGCTGTTGGCTCCTACGTCTCATGGCCCTACGACTTAATCATATTCCCAGATGCCCCAGCTACCGCG aaaagtAAAAGGAAAGGGAAGGATTCTTTAACTGATTTGCATAAGGTTCAGTCCTTATTTGAGAATATGGAAACCAATAAAAATGTTCCGAAGCGCTTTCGGTTGTATAAACATGCAACGACATTCATGAAGTCCACTGGAAACTCCATTCAAATCCCGTGCGATGCGGAGGTGTTTGGTGttgagaaaagaattttcatTTTGCATGAAAACATAATTAATTTGCTTGAGTTTAAAATGATTGGCCAAGCAGCAATTTCTGCATACATGACGTGA
- the LOC141673484 gene encoding uncharacterized protein LOC141673484 gives MDKSWIFKDRDTLDYEIGVEEFLIFAEEIASDPKRISCPCKRCANFKKFAVKIIRGHLYENGFSLGYLDWIWHTQGSASRSSVNRNAPTPASTPAPAPTSDRAPISSPGLASETVNVCDAAYNSSEYNNESYQFRRFMADAEQPLYEGSECTKLESMLKLHNWKARFGISDSAFNDLMSTIGSLLPKDNVMPPNAYEAKKTLSNLGLEYIKYHSCPNNYILYRGVNVDAFECPKCRLSRWKLGKDANRRWKDAEPADSPSWRNIDYRWPAIGSDARNNRLALSADGINPHTNGLTNKYSCWPIVLETYNLPPWLCMRRKFMMLTILVSGPHEPGNDVDVYLQPLIDDLKKLWEEGEPNVYDAYTKSYFTIKAILLWTINDFPAYGNMSGCVNKGYMCCPACANDTVAKYLSHSRKMCYQGHRRYLARNHPYRKQKAAFNGQQELGQARQPLSGEEVLLQQDKIEF, from the exons ATGGACAAATCTTGGATTTTCAAAGATAGGGACACACTTGACTATGAAATCGGGGTTGAAGAGTTTTTGATATTTGCCGAGGAAATTGCTAGTGATCCTAAAAGAATCTCCTGCCCCTGTAAAAGATGTGCTAACTTCAAAAAATTTGCAGTTAAGATTATCAGGGGACATTTATATGAAAATGGTTTTAGTCTGGGGTACCttgattggatttggcatacACAAGGGTCTGCAAGTAGGTCATCAGTTAATAGAAATGCTCCGACCCCTGCATCTACGCCTGCCCCTGCACCTACATCTGACCGCGCACCGATATCTTCCCCTGGCCTTGCATCAGAAACAGTCAATGTTTGTGATGCTGCATATAATTCGAGTGAGTACAATAATGAGTCGTATCAGTTTAGGAGATTTATGGCTGATGCTGAACAGCCTTTGTATGAGGGTAGTGAATGTACCAAGTTGGAGTCGATGCTAAAATTGCACAATTGGAAAGCTAGGTTCGGAATTAGTGATAGTGCCTTTAACGATTTGATGTCTACCATTGGCTCTCTCCTTCCTAAGGACAATGTGATGCCACCTAATGCATATGAAGCCAAGAAAACCTTATCCAACTTGGGCCTAGAATACATAAAATATCACTCATGTCCAAACAATTACATACTGTATCGGGGGGTAAATGTTGATGCTTTCGAGTGTCCTAAGTGTCGTTTATCTCGCTGGAAGTTAGGAAAGGATG CgaatagaagatggaaagatgCGGAACCAGCCGACTCTCCTTCTTGGAGAAATATCGACTATAGGTGGCCTGCCATCGGTAGTGATGCACGAAATAATCGTTTGGCGTTGTCTGCAGATGGCATAAACCCACATACTAACGGTCTAACCAATAAATACTCTTGTTGGCCAATAGTATTAGAGACTTATAATCTTCCTCCGTGGTTATGTATGAGGAGGAAATTTATGATGCTAACAATTTTAGTTTCCGGTCCACATGAGCCTGGAAATGACGTTGACGTATATTTACAGCCTTTAATCGATGATTTAAAGAAGTTGTGGGAAGAAGGTGAACCAAATGTTTATGATGCATACACCAAGTCATATTTCACTATAAAAGCAATTTTATTGTGGACAATAAATGACTTTCCTGCATATGGAAATATGTCCGGATGCGTTAATAAAGGTTATATGTGTTGTCCAGCATGCGCTAATGATACAGTTGCCAAGTATTTAAGCCATAGCAGGAAGATGTGTTACCAAGGCCATCGGCGTTACTTGGCTAGGAATCATCCATATAGGAAGCAAAAGGCCGCTTTTAATGGACAACAAGAATTAGGGCAGGCACGTCAACCTCTGTCTGGAGAAGAGGTTTTATTGCAGCAAGATAAAATTGAATTTTAG